GGCCGTATTGGCCGCGGCCGCCAGTCTGCTTGGCGTACTTGTGATCGACCTCGGATTTCTGCGTGATGGTCTCGCGGTAGGCGACGCGAGGCGCGCCCACGTTGGCGTTCACGTTGAACTCGCGCAGCAGGCGATCGACGATGATCTCAAGATGCAGTTCGCCCATGCCCGCGATGAGGGTTTGCCCGGTCTCTTCGTCACCCTTGACGCGGAAGGAAGGATCCTCCTTGACCAGCTTGGCCAGGGCATCGGAGAGATGGTCGCGGTCAGCCTTGGACTTGGGCTCGATGGCGACTTCGATGACCGCCTCGGGAATGCTCATGGATTCGAGCTTGAGCACGCGCTTGGGGTCGCACAGGGTATCGCCTGTAGCCGTGGTCTTCAGGCCGACGGCCGCAACGATGTCGCCCGCGCCCGCCCACTTGATCTCCTCACGCTTGTTGGCGTGCATCTTCAGGAGACGACCGATGCGCTCCTTCTTGCCGTTCGTGGCGTTGACCACGGTCATGCCGGACTCGATGAAGCCCGAATAGATGCGCACGAAGGTCAGGTGGCCGACAAAGGGATCGGTCATGAGCTTGAAGGCCAGTCCAGCCAGAGGCAGTTCGTCCTTGCAGTCGCAGGGAACCTCGCCTTCGCCGCCATCGACGAGCACGCCCTTGATGGCGGGCACTTCGATCGGGTTGGGCAGATAGTCCACCACGGCGTCGAGCAGGGGCTGCACGCCCTTGTTCTTGAAGGCGGAGCCGCACAGCACGGGGGTGATCTTCAGATTGGCGGTGGCCAGCTTCACGGCCCGGCGGATCTCCTCGGCGGACAATTCCTCTCCGCCCAGGTACTTCTCCATCAACTCCTCGTCTTCCTCGACCACGGAATCGACCATCTGCAATCGAAGCTCGTTGTACTTGTCCACGAGATCGGCCGGGATGTCCTCATAGACATACTTGGCGCCCATGGCTTGGTCGTCGAAGATGATGGCCTTGCCCTCGATAAGATCGACCACGCCACGGAACTCGTCCTCGCGACCAATGGGAATCTGCATGGGCACGGGCTTGGCGCC
Above is a genomic segment from Alkalidesulfovibrio alkalitolerans DSM 16529 containing:
- the fusA gene encoding elongation factor G, whose protein sequence is MARKVPIPMQRNIGIMAHIDAGKTTTTERILFYTGVSHKIGEVHDGEATMDWMVQEQERGITITSAATTCFWRDHRINIIDTPGHVDFTMEVERSLRVLDGAVALFDAVAGVQPQSETVWRQADRYRVPRIAFINKMDRIGADFFRAVGTIRDRLGAKPVPMQIPIGREDEFRGVVDLIEGKAIIFDDQAMGAKYVYEDIPADLVDKYNELRLQMVDSVVEEDEELMEKYLGGEELSAEEIRRAVKLATANLKITPVLCGSAFKNKGVQPLLDAVVDYLPNPIEVPAIKGVLVDGGEGEVPCDCKDELPLAGLAFKLMTDPFVGHLTFVRIYSGFIESGMTVVNATNGKKERIGRLLKMHANKREEIKWAGAGDIVAAVGLKTTATGDTLCDPKRVLKLESMSIPEAVIEVAIEPKSKADRDHLSDALAKLVKEDPSFRVKGDEETGQTLIAGMGELHLEIIVDRLLREFNVNANVGAPRVAYRETITQKSEVDHKYAKQTGGRGQYGHVCIRIEPNPEKGYEFVDAIKGGVIPKEYVPAVDKGIQDALKSGVLAGYPTVDIKVELFFGSYHEVDSSEQAFYIAGSMAVKEAIRKAAPVILEPIMGVEVVTPEEYLGDVMGDLNGRRGRISGMEAQGGAQVVNSMVPLSSMFGYATDLRSKTQGRATFTMQFDHYERVPASLAEEIIKKK